The Ensifer adhaerens genome contains a region encoding:
- a CDS encoding NfeD family protein has protein sequence MIERAIQELGPWSWWVLGFVLLAAELIAPGVFLIWIGVAALAVGILSLMLWEVGFWTWQVQLVLFALLSVAAVLLGRRFVLSTSETTDEPLLNQRAESLVGRTAVLEKPIAEGRGRIRLDDTFWVVEGPDLPAGTRVRVVSTHGRNLTVESVTASG, from the coding sequence ATGATCGAACGCGCCATTCAAGAACTCGGGCCCTGGAGCTGGTGGGTTCTGGGCTTCGTGCTTCTCGCCGCCGAGCTCATCGCCCCCGGCGTGTTCCTGATCTGGATCGGTGTCGCCGCCTTGGCAGTCGGCATCCTCTCCCTCATGCTTTGGGAGGTCGGCTTCTGGACGTGGCAGGTCCAGCTCGTGCTGTTCGCGCTGCTCTCGGTGGCGGCCGTTCTCCTTGGCCGCCGCTTCGTTCTCTCCACATCCGAGACCACCGACGAGCCGCTTTTGAACCAGCGCGCCGAAAGCCTCGTCGGCCGCACCGCGGTCCTGGAAAAACCGATCGCCGAAGGCCGAGGGCGCATCCGGCTCGACGACACGTTCTGGGTCGTTGAGGGACCGGACCTGCCGGCCGGTACAAGAGTGCGCGTCGTTTCCACCCACGGCCGCAACCTGACCGTCGAAAGTGTAACCGCAAGCGGCTGA
- a CDS encoding outer membrane beta-barrel protein produces the protein MVPGSSRSIKGGARRSTSLALLLAGTAMLAPASLNAQTATTAPATAPTTTTYGAGTAPSAVPAATPAITDPQTTGAVSADDPTPASNEDYLRLNQREPTIDGLRLRTDNPEYDRAPGIRIGTFTLRPSVSETINHEWRKDGDTKTNRGYLETGIRGTLTSDWSRHQLTVTGEGVLQNNISGEGEEEPRANVDAELRLDLWDETIARLRAGYSFEREDADDPNAISNAKNQSAVNTYRLGAAVERDFGLIRGSVGIDFDRRTYGDVELENGTNLSVKYRNRNTGVLTARVGYELSPALIPFLEASVGKSLYDLREDPLGFERSYQTYAARGGIELDLGEKLYGELGLGYETYNFEDERLGELRGLSVDGRLNWSPQRGTDVLFAVSTDLNPSTTPGDAGSIDYNLTNIITHQMRSDLVARLTNSLTLRNYPSNARSSDETTWRTGAGLTYDINRYLALTGDVSYERTTRDQGDTTDITRVGVGLTLRR, from the coding sequence ATGGTGCCAGGCTCATCTCGCTCGATCAAAGGAGGCGCGCGGCGTTCGACGTCGCTGGCGTTGCTGCTGGCCGGCACGGCGATGCTTGCCCCCGCATCCTTGAACGCCCAGACCGCCACGACCGCTCCCGCCACCGCTCCGACGACGACCACCTATGGCGCGGGCACAGCGCCTTCAGCCGTTCCGGCCGCGACGCCCGCAATCACCGATCCGCAGACCACCGGCGCCGTCAGCGCTGACGACCCGACCCCGGCCTCTAACGAGGATTACCTTCGCCTGAACCAGCGCGAGCCGACGATCGACGGTCTGCGGTTGCGGACCGACAACCCCGAATACGATCGCGCCCCGGGCATCCGAATCGGCACCTTCACGCTGCGCCCCAGCGTCAGCGAGACCATCAACCACGAATGGCGCAAGGACGGCGACACCAAGACCAACCGCGGCTATCTCGAAACCGGAATCCGCGGCACCTTGACCTCGGACTGGTCGCGGCATCAGCTGACCGTCACCGGCGAAGGCGTGTTGCAGAACAACATCTCCGGCGAGGGCGAGGAAGAGCCCCGCGCCAATGTCGATGCGGAACTGCGGCTCGATCTCTGGGACGAAACGATCGCCCGTCTGCGCGCCGGCTACAGTTTCGAGCGCGAGGACGCCGACGACCCGAACGCGATCTCCAACGCCAAAAACCAGTCCGCGGTCAACACCTACCGCCTCGGCGCGGCCGTTGAGCGTGATTTCGGTCTGATCCGCGGCTCGGTCGGCATCGATTTCGACCGGCGCACCTATGGTGATGTCGAACTCGAAAACGGCACGAACCTTTCGGTCAAGTATCGAAACCGCAACACCGGTGTGCTCACGGCCCGCGTCGGCTACGAACTGTCGCCGGCATTGATCCCGTTCCTCGAAGCCTCCGTCGGCAAGTCGCTCTACGATCTGCGCGAAGATCCGCTCGGTTTCGAACGCTCCTATCAGACCTATGCCGCACGCGGCGGTATCGAGCTCGACCTCGGCGAGAAACTCTATGGCGAGCTCGGCCTCGGCTACGAAACCTACAATTTCGAGGATGAACGGCTTGGCGAACTCCGCGGCCTGTCGGTCGATGGCCGCCTCAACTGGTCGCCGCAACGCGGCACCGACGTGCTCTTCGCCGTGTCGACCGACCTCAACCCGTCAACGACGCCCGGCGACGCTGGTTCGATCGACTACAACCTCACCAACATCATCACCCACCAGATGCGCTCGGATCTCGTCGCGCGCCTGACGAATAGCCTGACGCTGCGCAACTACCCCTCGAACGCCCGCTCGTCGGACGAGACCACCTGGCGCACCGGCGCCGGCCTCACCTACGACATCAACCGCTACCTGGCGCTGACGGGCGACGTCAGCTACGAGCGCACCACCCGCGATCAGGGCGACACCACCGACATCACCCGCGTCGGCGTCGGGTTGACGCTGCGCCGCTGA
- the galU gene encoding UTP--glucose-1-phosphate uridylyltransferase GalU: MTDKRKVRKAVFPVAGLGTRFLPATKAVPKEMLTVVDKPVIQYVVDEALEAGIEHLIFVTGRSKAVIEDYFDIQVELDQTLRERNKKAEIALLDGILPKAGTTSFTRQQAPLGLGHAVWCARELVGNEPFALLLPDMIMKGEKGCLKGMVELYEQSGGNVIAVEECAPDQAHKYGIVGVGDKVGEGFKITKMVEKPAPGTAPSNFFINGRYILQPEIFPILEKQERGAGNEIQLTDGMLKLSDNQQFAAYHFRGDTYDCGAKDGFILANVAFALERGDIRPTVEGPLKSLLGSLK; the protein is encoded by the coding sequence ATGACCGACAAGCGTAAAGTCCGCAAAGCCGTGTTCCCGGTCGCAGGACTGGGCACCCGTTTCCTGCCGGCGACCAAGGCCGTGCCGAAGGAAATGCTGACGGTGGTGGACAAGCCGGTCATTCAATATGTGGTCGACGAAGCGCTGGAAGCCGGGATCGAGCATCTGATCTTCGTGACCGGACGCAGCAAGGCTGTCATCGAGGACTATTTCGACATTCAGGTCGAGCTCGACCAGACGCTGCGCGAGCGCAACAAGAAGGCCGAGATCGCGCTGCTCGACGGCATCCTGCCGAAGGCCGGCACCACCAGCTTCACCCGCCAGCAGGCGCCGCTCGGCCTTGGCCACGCGGTCTGGTGCGCCCGTGAACTCGTCGGCAACGAGCCCTTCGCGCTGCTCCTGCCCGACATGATCATGAAGGGTGAGAAGGGCTGCCTGAAGGGCATGGTCGAGCTCTATGAGCAGAGCGGCGGCAACGTCATCGCGGTTGAGGAATGCGCGCCGGACCAGGCGCACAAATACGGCATCGTCGGCGTCGGCGACAAGGTCGGCGAAGGTTTCAAGATCACCAAGATGGTCGAGAAGCCAGCACCGGGCACTGCCCCCTCCAACTTCTTCATCAACGGCCGCTACATCCTGCAGCCGGAGATCTTCCCGATTCTCGAAAAGCAGGAGCGCGGCGCCGGCAACGAGATCCAGCTGACCGACGGCATGCTCAAGCTTTCCGACAACCAGCAGTTCGCCGCTTACCACTTCCGTGGCGATACCTACGACTGTGGCGCCAAGGACGGCTTCATCCTGGCCAACGTCGCCTTCGCGCTCGAGCGTGGCGATATCCGTCCGACCGTCGAAGGCCCGCTGAAGAGCCTGCTCGGCAGCCTGAAGTAA
- a CDS encoding lytic murein transglycosylase: MIRNRRTFFRHIAAALVLSAATLGTAPARADTGFQNWINEFYATAAQAGITKSTYRQAFAGVKSPDQTVIDKANYQPEFKHKIWEYIDSRVNPYTKRVGQEMATKHARTLNALEKHFGVDKTILLAIWSMESNYGAVLEKDDRLHYVPRALATLAYADPKRSNYAKKQLIAALKILQKGDITPRELTGSWAGAMGHTQFIPTSYLLYAVDADGNGHRDIWNSVPDALATAANLLKKNGWQPGETWGYEVAPPANAAKYSGQTKTLKEWASLGFARPNGKGFRNGSTRAELKLPSGGQGPGFLMTKNFFVIKRYNASDSYALGVGLLADQIAGYQGMQQRWPRPDGSLDISEKFELQNRLKELGYYSGEVDGNFGSGSKAAIQAFQSKNGLAPDGEPTQMLLRALRN, translated from the coding sequence ATGATCAGAAACCGCAGGACGTTTTTCCGTCATATCGCAGCCGCCCTCGTCCTATCCGCCGCCACGCTCGGCACCGCACCTGCGCGCGCCGATACCGGGTTCCAGAACTGGATCAACGAGTTTTACGCGACCGCCGCCCAGGCCGGCATCACCAAGTCAACCTACCGCCAGGCCTTTGCCGGCGTAAAGTCGCCCGACCAGACGGTGATCGACAAGGCCAACTACCAGCCGGAGTTCAAGCACAAGATCTGGGAATATATCGATTCCCGCGTGAACCCCTACACCAAGCGCGTCGGCCAGGAGATGGCGACCAAGCACGCCCGCACGCTGAACGCGCTGGAGAAACACTTCGGCGTCGACAAGACCATTCTTCTGGCCATCTGGTCGATGGAGTCCAACTACGGCGCAGTGCTGGAGAAGGATGACCGCCTGCACTACGTGCCGCGCGCGCTGGCAACCCTTGCCTATGCGGATCCGAAGCGGTCGAACTATGCCAAGAAGCAGCTGATCGCAGCACTCAAGATCCTGCAGAAGGGCGACATCACGCCGCGCGAGCTGACCGGCTCCTGGGCGGGTGCCATGGGCCACACCCAGTTCATCCCGACGAGCTACCTGCTCTATGCAGTCGATGCGGATGGAAACGGTCACCGCGACATCTGGAACTCCGTGCCGGACGCGCTGGCGACCGCCGCCAACCTCCTGAAGAAGAATGGCTGGCAACCGGGCGAGACCTGGGGCTACGAGGTCGCCCCGCCGGCAAATGCCGCGAAATATTCCGGCCAGACGAAGACGCTCAAGGAATGGGCGTCGCTCGGTTTTGCCCGGCCGAACGGCAAGGGCTTCCGCAACGGCAGCACCCGCGCCGAACTCAAGCTGCCGAGCGGGGGCCAGGGCCCCGGCTTCCTGATGACCAAGAACTTCTTCGTCATCAAGCGCTACAACGCCTCGGACAGCTACGCGCTTGGCGTCGGCCTGCTCGCCGACCAGATCGCCGGCTACCAGGGCATGCAGCAGCGCTGGCCGCGTCCGGACGGTTCGCTTGATATCAGCGAGAAGTTCGAGCTGCAGAACCGGCTGAAGGAGCTCGGCTACTACAGCGGCGAAGTCGACGGCAATTTCGGCTCCGGCTCCAAGGCCGCGATCCAGGCGTTCCAGTCGAAGAACGGACTGGCGCCGGACGGAGAGCCGACCCAGATGCTGCTGCGGGCGCTCCGCAACTAG